A window of Paraburkholderia bryophila contains these coding sequences:
- a CDS encoding ABC transporter substrate-binding protein, giving the protein MQEIKRGRRQAIKAIGAALAASTLPMPFVNLRAQEQNFSGKTLRLLTWSDDTGAAALRNIAQTFTTKTGCKVIADRADGTSGMVAKLKAAGDRPTYDVITLAGVGASGLGDAGLLMKPDLDKLPNLKDVAPQYRTGANGFGVGYLLWSDGLIYNTSTVKSAPTSYEALWDPKYAGRLFLPPPEWAEAVDLAIIAAKMNGGSQQNIEPGFKKLMELKDRVMTLGENPNQVADLFRTGSLDIGGIYSPAFFPDQIRKPEYKMGVTYGMKEGFATQLMFTVIPKAHPADSDVIHAFINHSLDAGVQGRMAADVLNGPVNSKAVIPAESRAFVPSPKQIAEKAVLHDDKALAVVQPAWIKRYTEIFSA; this is encoded by the coding sequence ATGCAAGAGATCAAACGGGGTAGAAGGCAGGCCATCAAGGCGATCGGCGCGGCGCTGGCGGCATCCACCTTGCCGATGCCGTTCGTCAATCTGCGCGCGCAGGAACAGAACTTCAGCGGCAAGACCTTGCGCCTGCTGACCTGGTCGGACGACACCGGCGCCGCCGCGCTGCGCAACATCGCCCAAACCTTCACAACGAAGACCGGCTGCAAGGTGATCGCCGACCGCGCCGACGGCACTTCGGGCATGGTCGCGAAGCTGAAGGCCGCAGGCGATCGCCCTACTTACGACGTCATCACGCTGGCCGGCGTGGGCGCGTCGGGTCTCGGCGACGCCGGTCTGCTGATGAAACCCGACCTCGACAAGCTGCCCAATCTGAAGGACGTCGCGCCGCAGTACCGCACGGGCGCGAACGGTTTCGGCGTGGGCTATCTGCTGTGGTCGGACGGCTTGATCTACAACACGTCGACGGTCAAGAGCGCGCCCACCTCGTACGAAGCGCTGTGGGATCCCAAGTACGCCGGCCGCCTGTTCCTGCCGCCGCCCGAGTGGGCCGAAGCGGTCGACCTCGCGATCATCGCGGCGAAGATGAACGGCGGTTCGCAGCAGAACATCGAGCCGGGCTTCAAGAAGCTGATGGAACTGAAAGACCGCGTGATGACGCTCGGCGAGAACCCGAACCAGGTGGCCGATCTGTTCCGCACCGGCTCGCTCGACATCGGCGGGATTTATTCGCCGGCCTTTTTCCCCGACCAGATCCGCAAGCCCGAATACAAGATGGGCGTGACCTACGGCATGAAAGAAGGCTTCGCCACGCAACTCATGTTCACGGTGATCCCCAAAGCGCATCCGGCCGACAGCGACGTGATCCACGCCTTCATCAACCATTCGCTCGACGCGGGTGTGCAAGGCCGCATGGCCGCCGACGTGCTGAACGGCCCGGTCAATTCGAAAGCCGTGATTCCGGCCGAGAGCCGCGCGTTCGTGCCGAGCCCGAAGCAGATCGCCGAGAAGGCCGTGTTGCATGACGACAAGGCGCTCGCCGTCGTGCAGCCGGCGTGGATCAAGCGTTACACCGAAATTTTCTCGGCATGA
- a CDS encoding calcium:proton antiporter, whose product MTTPATVLPRWTIAAPLVAWIVLGLAYALPGNGLLLALVGVALCAAVFTAVHHAEVVAHRVGEPFGTLVLAVAVTVIEVALIVSVMLTSGPEKAGLARDTVFAAVMIVCNGIVGICLLVGGIRHREQDFQSRGASAALAVLASLSVLTLVMPNYTTTSVGPILSPSQLAFAGVSSLVLYGVFVFVQTVRHRDYFLADASDEDAHAAPPSVGVALAAGGLLLVCLVAVVLLAKILSPIVETAVKNAGAPAAVVGIVIAALVLLPEGLAAVRAARADRLQNSMNLALGSALASIGLTIPTVAAVFLWNGQPLMLGIDGKETVLLILTLLVGTLTLSSGRTTILQGAVHLSLFAAYLFLSFAP is encoded by the coding sequence ATGACCACGCCCGCGACCGTTTTGCCCCGCTGGACTATTGCCGCGCCGCTCGTCGCGTGGATCGTGCTCGGGCTCGCCTACGCACTGCCGGGTAACGGGCTGCTGCTCGCGCTGGTCGGCGTCGCGCTGTGCGCCGCGGTGTTCACGGCGGTGCATCACGCGGAAGTGGTCGCGCATCGCGTCGGCGAACCGTTCGGCACGCTGGTGCTGGCGGTGGCCGTCACGGTAATCGAGGTCGCGCTGATCGTTTCGGTCATGCTCACCTCCGGCCCGGAAAAAGCCGGGCTCGCGCGCGACACGGTGTTTGCGGCGGTCATGATCGTCTGCAACGGCATTGTCGGCATTTGCCTGCTGGTGGGCGGCATCCGCCATCGCGAGCAGGATTTTCAGAGCCGCGGCGCATCGGCGGCGCTGGCCGTGCTGGCGTCGCTGTCGGTGCTGACGCTCGTCATGCCGAACTACACGACCACCAGCGTCGGCCCGATCCTGTCGCCTTCGCAACTGGCTTTTGCCGGCGTGTCGTCGCTGGTGCTGTATGGCGTGTTCGTGTTCGTGCAGACCGTGCGCCATCGCGATTACTTTCTCGCCGATGCGTCGGACGAAGATGCTCATGCCGCGCCGCCGAGCGTCGGCGTCGCGCTCGCGGCCGGCGGCTTGCTGCTGGTGTGCCTCGTCGCCGTCGTGCTGCTCGCGAAGATCCTGTCGCCGATCGTCGAAACCGCGGTAAAGAACGCGGGCGCGCCGGCGGCGGTGGTGGGTATCGTGATCGCGGCGCTGGTGCTGCTGCCCGAAGGGCTCGCCGCCGTGCGCGCGGCGCGCGCCGATCGCTTGCAGAACAGCATGAATCTCGCGCTCGGCTCGGCGCTGGCCAGTATCGGCTTGACGATTCCGACCGTCGCCGCGGTGTTTCTGTGGAACGGCCAGCCGCTCATGCTCGGCATCGACGGCAAGGAAACCGTGCTGCTGATCCTCACCTTGCTGGTCGGCACGCTCACGCTGAGCAGCGGGCGCACCACGATTCTGCAAGGCGCCGTGCATCTGTCGCTGTTCGCGGCGTATCTGTTTCTGTCGTTCGCGCCTTGA
- a CDS encoding NAD(P)H-binding protein yields MFVIFGAAGQVGKVSATVLREAGHAVRAVVRDRQQGEELARIGCEIALADLLDTASVARAIEGAYAVQILCPVPRAHADPAAEMRRMINSSVDALEANPPQRILALSDYGAEHASGTGISTLFHYLETQLKTVDTQLTFLRSAEHMHNWTRMLPLMLARGVLPSLHHPVSKLYPTVAAQDVGVLAAELLLDDRALNVSPRVVSIESEQRVSTFEVARTVGELAGSQVIAREVPRGEWNAMLQAAGLGERYARLIVDLYDAHNAGRIDFEKEVSERYFGATTLAQALAGMLPAVAAVAASR; encoded by the coding sequence ATGTTCGTGATTTTTGGAGCCGCCGGCCAGGTCGGCAAAGTCAGCGCGACGGTTTTGCGCGAAGCCGGTCACGCGGTGCGCGCGGTGGTCCGCGACCGCCAGCAAGGCGAGGAGCTCGCGCGGATCGGCTGCGAGATCGCGCTCGCCGATCTGCTCGATACGGCATCGGTGGCGAGGGCCATCGAAGGCGCGTACGCGGTGCAGATATTGTGTCCGGTGCCGCGCGCGCACGCCGATCCGGCCGCTGAAATGCGGCGCATGATCAACTCGAGCGTCGACGCGTTGGAGGCGAATCCGCCGCAACGGATTCTCGCGCTATCGGACTATGGCGCGGAACACGCGAGCGGCACGGGTATCTCGACGCTGTTCCACTACCTTGAAACGCAGCTAAAAACCGTCGATACGCAACTGACCTTCCTGCGCTCCGCCGAGCACATGCACAACTGGACGCGCATGCTGCCTTTGATGCTCGCGCGAGGTGTGCTGCCGAGCCTGCATCATCCGGTGAGCAAGCTGTATCCGACCGTCGCCGCGCAGGATGTGGGTGTGCTCGCCGCTGAACTGCTGCTCGACGACCGGGCGCTGAACGTGTCGCCGCGCGTGGTGAGTATCGAAAGCGAACAGCGCGTCAGCACGTTCGAGGTGGCGCGCACGGTCGGTGAATTGGCCGGCAGTCAGGTGATCGCGCGCGAAGTGCCGCGTGGCGAGTGGAACGCCATGCTGCAAGCGGCCGGTCTCGGCGAGCGATACGCGCGGCTGATCGTCGATCTGTACGACGCGCATAACGCGGGGCGTATCGACTTCGAAAAGGAGGTCAGCGAACGGTATTTCGGGGCGACGACGCTGGCGCAGGCGTTGGCGGGGATGTTGCCGGCGGTGGCGGCCGTGGCGGCCTCCCGCTAG
- a CDS encoding triacylglycerol lipase, with product MSKSKGSRFVAWAMAAALTQAPLALLLTFATPAGMDRAVAATATANASVDSYAATRYPIILVHGLAGTDKYLGVLDYWYGIQADLQQHGATVYVANLSGFQSDDGPNGRGEQLLAYVKQVLAATGAPKVNLIGHSQGGLTSRYVAAVAPDLVASVTTIGTPHRGSEFADFVTSVLQKDPTGLSTPIIGAFANIFGILTSSTHNTDQDAIAALQTLTTANAAAFNTRYPSAGLGAPGSCQTGAATETVNGNTHLLYSWAGSAIQPTSVLGIPGATDTSVALIDPANVLDPSTLVLYGTGTVMLTRQSGQNDGLVSVCSALYGKVLGTSYKWNHLDEINQLLGVRGANAEDPVAVIRTQANRLKTQGV from the coding sequence ATGTCGAAATCGAAAGGTTCCCGCTTTGTCGCCTGGGCAATGGCCGCTGCGCTGACTCAGGCGCCGCTCGCACTGTTGCTCACATTCGCCACGCCAGCGGGCATGGATCGCGCGGTTGCCGCGACCGCTACGGCTAACGCCAGCGTCGATAGTTACGCGGCCACACGCTATCCGATCATTCTCGTGCACGGTCTCGCGGGCACGGACAAATACCTCGGCGTGCTCGACTACTGGTACGGCATTCAAGCCGATCTGCAGCAGCATGGCGCGACCGTATACGTGGCGAATCTTTCGGGCTTTCAAAGCGACGACGGCCCGAACGGCCGTGGCGAACAACTGCTCGCGTACGTGAAGCAGGTGCTCGCGGCCACCGGCGCACCGAAGGTCAACCTGATCGGCCATAGCCAGGGCGGCCTGACTTCGCGTTACGTCGCGGCGGTCGCGCCGGACCTCGTCGCTTCGGTCACGACGATCGGCACGCCGCATCGCGGCTCGGAATTCGCCGACTTCGTCACAAGCGTATTGCAGAAGGACCCGACGGGTCTGTCCACGCCGATCATCGGCGCGTTCGCGAATATCTTCGGGATCCTGACGAGCAGCACGCACAACACCGACCAGGACGCGATAGCCGCGCTGCAAACGCTGACCACCGCCAACGCGGCGGCCTTCAATACGCGCTATCCGAGCGCCGGACTCGGCGCGCCCGGCTCGTGTCAAACGGGCGCGGCGACCGAAACCGTTAACGGCAACACGCATCTGCTGTATTCGTGGGCGGGTAGCGCGATTCAGCCGACGTCGGTACTCGGCATTCCCGGCGCCACCGACACCAGCGTCGCGCTGATCGACCCGGCGAACGTGCTGGACCCGTCGACGCTCGTGCTGTACGGCACCGGCACGGTGATGCTGACACGCCAGTCGGGGCAGAACGACGGGCTCGTCTCCGTGTGTAGCGCGCTGTACGGCAAGGTGCTCGGCACCAGCTACAAGTGGAATCACCTCGACGAGATCAACCAGTTGCTCGGCGTGCGCGGCGCGAATGCGGAAGACCCGGTCGCGGTGATCCGTACTCAGGCGAACCGGCTGAAGACGCAAGGCGTTTGA
- a CDS encoding DUF4148 domain-containing protein, whose protein sequence is MKSLIKAVAIAVVLAAPVAAFAQASQQPVTRADVRNQLIQLEQAGYNPANSSDPTYPADIQAAERRVDAQNPAAVAQTQEPVADTSGYGGAASGSSQAGGVVQPMSGSKSVYFGN, encoded by the coding sequence ATGAAGTCGCTCATCAAGGCAGTCGCCATTGCAGTCGTTCTCGCCGCTCCCGTCGCAGCGTTCGCTCAAGCGAGCCAGCAACCGGTGACCCGCGCCGACGTTCGCAACCAGTTGATCCAGTTGGAACAGGCCGGCTACAACCCGGCGAACAGCAGCGACCCGACCTATCCGGCCGACATTCAGGCCGCTGAGCGCCGTGTCGACGCACAGAACCCGGCGGCGGTCGCGCAGACCCAGGAACCGGTTGCCGACACCAGCGGCTACGGTGGCGCGGCGAGCGGTTCGTCGCAAGCGGGTGGTGTAGTCCAGCCGATGTCGGGCTCGAAGTCGGTGTATTTCGGTAACTGA
- a CDS encoding AraC family transcriptional regulator, which translates to MNAVTPIPLTHSGSRIALRSSQSLGWQGFGAELVNVSAGLHRVPAFKHHRVGVHVGAPVRARCVCNERRSSRIQAHGDADVIPAGLDGQWTDESPCTIFSVWIGEAFAQRTVEQLALKSADAQLRPQFQMRDPRFQHLAWALHAELEADETSDPLYAESLCTAMVVRLIGGAPSLDNKRRTLAPTMATRVIDFIEAHLDQRLTLGELAALAELSVPHFKVLFRETLGTPVHQYVVHRRVERARSLLLQGKLSASQIALETGFAHQSHMAHWMVRLLGVTPRELVKSSANAGRIVELSTLNARRIATAR; encoded by the coding sequence ATGAACGCCGTGACACCGATACCGCTAACGCACAGCGGCTCCCGCATCGCCTTACGTTCCAGCCAGTCGCTGGGCTGGCAGGGCTTCGGCGCGGAACTGGTCAATGTGTCGGCCGGGCTGCATCGGGTGCCGGCGTTCAAACATCATCGGGTGGGCGTGCATGTCGGCGCGCCGGTGCGGGCGCGTTGCGTGTGCAACGAGCGCCGTTCTTCGCGCATCCAGGCGCATGGCGACGCCGACGTAATCCCCGCGGGTCTCGACGGGCAGTGGACCGACGAATCCCCTTGCACGATTTTCAGCGTGTGGATCGGCGAAGCATTCGCGCAGCGCACCGTCGAGCAGTTGGCCCTGAAGTCCGCCGACGCGCAGCTTCGGCCGCAATTCCAGATGCGCGATCCGCGTTTTCAGCATCTGGCGTGGGCACTCCACGCCGAACTCGAAGCCGACGAAACCTCCGATCCGCTGTACGCCGAAAGCCTTTGCACGGCGATGGTGGTGCGCCTGATCGGCGGTGCGCCCAGCCTCGACAACAAGCGCCGCACGCTCGCGCCGACCATGGCCACGCGCGTGATCGATTTCATCGAAGCGCACCTCGATCAGCGTCTCACGCTCGGCGAACTGGCCGCGTTGGCGGAGTTGAGCGTGCCGCATTTCAAGGTGCTGTTTCGCGAGACGCTCGGCACGCCGGTGCATCAGTACGTGGTGCACCGGCGCGTCGAAAGAGCACGGTCGCTACTGCTGCAAGGCAAGCTCAGCGCGAGTCAGATCGCGTTGGAAACGGGCTTCGCGCATCAGAGCCACATGGCGCATTGGATGGTCCGCTTGCTGGGCGTCACGCCGCGCGAACTCGTCAAGTCAAGTGCGAATGCAGGCCGCATTGTCGAGCTTTCCACGTTAAATGCCCGCCGCATTGCAACAGCGCGATAA
- a CDS encoding CBS domain-containing protein, translated as MTSVAQLLKTKPDNTVVFTVGADDSVYDAIKLMAEKGIGALVVTDGDSIAGIVTERDYARKVVLMDRSSKATPVRDIMSKAVRFVRPDQTTDDCMALMTERRMRHLPVIENDRLIGMVSIGDLVKNIIAEQQFTIQQLEFYIHGERP; from the coding sequence ATGACAAGCGTTGCACAGCTTCTTAAAACTAAACCTGATAACACCGTCGTCTTTACGGTCGGGGCCGACGATTCCGTCTACGACGCCATCAAGCTAATGGCCGAAAAAGGGATTGGCGCACTGGTCGTGACGGACGGCGACAGCATCGCCGGCATCGTCACGGAGCGCGACTATGCGCGCAAGGTCGTGCTGATGGACCGTTCGTCGAAGGCCACGCCGGTGCGCGACATCATGAGCAAAGCGGTGCGCTTCGTGCGACCCGACCAGACCACGGACGACTGCATGGCGCTGATGACCGAGCGGCGCATGCGGCACTTGCCGGTGATCGAGAATGATCGCCTGATCGGCATGGTGTCGATCGGCGACCTGGTGAAGAACATCATCGCCGAACAGCAGTTCACCATTCAGCAACTCGAGTTCTATATTCACGGCGAGCGGCCCTGA
- a CDS encoding lipase secretion chaperone gives MAQDERQRGGARKQWFAYVAVGAISAGAALWVNRAPTAQHESVARVGQAASAAQTAPALGQDPNASAAGALPASLDGSSPPRLPTDGRGHLARTRAVRDFFDYFLTTQNEIPAATLDALVRRQIAAQLDGTPAADEALNVWQRYNAYLSAVGKLPQTSASPSPSPSQTGAKPNLDALQLELDQRDAVGTRLMGEWNAPFFGAESQQQHTDLARLSIASDASLSDAQKAARLAALDAALPPEVRAAHERIRQQQAALDTLSQAQAQAQKQGGSLDAMRAQITQTLGPEAAERAVKMQQADNAWQARYADYANQRAQIDKQNLPAQQRDAQVTQLRQQFFTNPSDAMRAASLDRGSGSGG, from the coding sequence ATGGCGCAAGACGAACGGCAACGAGGCGGTGCGCGCAAGCAATGGTTCGCCTACGTCGCGGTCGGTGCGATATCGGCCGGCGCGGCGCTGTGGGTGAATCGCGCGCCGACTGCGCAACACGAGTCCGTGGCGCGGGTGGGGCAGGCGGCCAGCGCCGCGCAAACGGCGCCTGCGTTGGGGCAAGATCCGAACGCGTCGGCGGCGGGCGCGCTGCCGGCCTCGCTCGACGGCTCGTCGCCGCCACGTTTGCCTACCGACGGGCGCGGTCATCTTGCACGCACGCGTGCGGTGCGCGATTTCTTCGACTATTTTCTGACGACGCAAAACGAAATTCCCGCCGCGACGCTCGACGCGTTAGTGCGCCGGCAGATCGCCGCGCAACTCGACGGCACACCGGCCGCGGACGAAGCGCTCAACGTCTGGCAACGCTACAACGCCTATCTGAGCGCAGTGGGGAAGCTGCCGCAAACATCGGCTTCGCCTTCGCCTTCGCCGTCACAAACCGGCGCAAAGCCGAATCTCGACGCGTTGCAACTCGAACTCGATCAGCGCGACGCGGTGGGCACGCGACTCATGGGCGAATGGAACGCGCCGTTCTTCGGCGCGGAGTCGCAGCAGCAACACACCGATCTGGCGCGCTTGAGCATCGCGTCGGATGCTTCATTGAGCGACGCGCAGAAAGCGGCCCGTCTCGCGGCGCTAGATGCCGCGTTGCCACCCGAAGTGCGCGCCGCGCACGAGCGCATCCGTCAGCAGCAGGCCGCGCTCGACACGTTGAGCCAGGCGCAAGCGCAGGCACAGAAGCAGGGCGGTTCGCTCGACGCAATGCGAGCGCAGATCACGCAGACGCTGGGGCCCGAAGCGGCGGAACGCGCGGTGAAAATGCAGCAGGCCGACAACGCGTGGCAGGCGCGCTATGCCGACTATGCCAATCAGCGCGCGCAGATCGACAAACAGAATTTGCCGGCGCAGCAACGTGACGCGCAGGTCACGCAACTGCGTCAGCAGTTCTTCACGAATCCGAGCGACGCGATGCGGGCGGCGTCACTCGATCGTGGCAGCGGTTCCGGCGGTTGA
- a CDS encoding anti-sigma factor family protein — protein sequence MSDQSMPIGEEDLHAYADGTLSDERRVEVERALEQNPELAARVSDYFSLNSLFHERYDRVLSEPVPKRLQAPAPRRWRMAANWPQFAGMAAALVLGIGIGVGTHMGQDVAMPMGASHSDTRPVSADSSEMFARQAAIAHVVYMPAIDRPAEMNADHEQDFVQWLSNRLGTNVHPPVLSKSGFDLSGGRLLPGADGPTAQFMYRGPNGERVTLCISHRKVNSNTTAFKLYQDGPVNVFYWVDGDFGYAVSGGIDRKQLLQLSHDVYSQLTGATPG from the coding sequence ATGAGCGACCAATCCATGCCGATCGGCGAAGAAGACCTGCACGCCTACGCGGACGGCACGCTGTCCGACGAACGGCGTGTCGAGGTGGAGCGCGCGCTCGAACAGAACCCCGAGCTGGCCGCGCGCGTCAGCGATTATTTCTCGCTCAACAGCCTGTTCCACGAGCGCTACGACCGCGTGCTGAGCGAGCCCGTGCCGAAACGGCTGCAGGCGCCCGCGCCGCGCCGCTGGCGCATGGCCGCCAACTGGCCGCAGTTCGCGGGCATGGCGGCGGCGCTGGTGCTGGGGATCGGTATCGGCGTGGGCACACATATGGGGCAGGACGTGGCGATGCCGATGGGCGCGAGCCATTCGGATACGCGTCCGGTCAGCGCGGACAGCAGCGAAATGTTCGCGCGCCAGGCGGCGATCGCGCATGTGGTCTATATGCCCGCGATCGACCGCCCGGCCGAGATGAACGCCGACCACGAACAGGACTTCGTGCAGTGGCTGTCGAACCGGCTCGGCACCAACGTGCATCCGCCGGTGCTGTCGAAGAGCGGCTTCGATCTGTCGGGCGGCCGGCTGTTGCCCGGCGCCGATGGCCCGACCGCGCAGTTCATGTATCGCGGGCCGAACGGCGAACGCGTGACGCTGTGCATCTCGCATCGCAAGGTGAATTCGAACACCACCGCGTTCAAGCTGTATCAGGACGGGCCGGTGAATGTCTTCTACTGGGTCGACGGCGACTTTGGCTATGCGGTGTCGGGTGGGATCGATCGTAAGCAGCTGTTGCAGCTGTCGCACGATGTGTATTCGCAGTTGACGGGGGCCACGCCGGGTTGA
- a CDS encoding DNA-3-methyladenine glycosylase, with protein sequence MRKPLLPIVPLLRDELPLDTVELARFMIGKYLVRDVPAGRISGRIVETEAYPLGDSTSHAFMGRRPYNLPMFLAPGFAYVRLTYGVSYMLNMSAEAEEIGAGILFRAIEPLEGLPLIEARRPGVPLRDLARGPGRLTNALDIGPSFNGCDLCSGRDLWIGAIERGETPIGVTTRIGLSREMHQPLRFFEPGSAFVSGPRKLLLPTQAVQPKRAKK encoded by the coding sequence ATGCGAAAACCGTTGCTGCCCATCGTGCCATTGCTTCGTGACGAATTACCGCTCGATACGGTCGAGCTGGCGCGCTTCATGATCGGCAAATATCTCGTGCGCGATGTGCCGGCAGGGCGCATCAGCGGACGGATCGTCGAAACCGAAGCGTATCCGCTCGGCGATTCGACCAGCCACGCGTTTATGGGCCGCCGTCCGTACAACCTGCCGATGTTTCTGGCGCCGGGCTTTGCCTATGTGCGGCTCACGTACGGCGTGTCGTACATGCTCAACATGTCCGCCGAAGCGGAAGAGATCGGCGCCGGGATTCTGTTTCGCGCGATCGAGCCGCTCGAAGGTCTGCCGCTGATCGAAGCGCGCCGGCCCGGCGTGCCGCTGCGCGACCTCGCGCGCGGGCCGGGGCGGCTCACCAACGCGCTCGACATCGGGCCGTCGTTCAATGGCTGCGATCTGTGCAGTGGGCGCGACTTGTGGATCGGTGCGATCGAGCGCGGCGAGACGCCGATCGGCGTGACAACGCGGATTGGCTTGTCGCGTGAAATGCATCAGCCGTTGAGGTTTTTCGAACCCGGCAGCGCGTTCGTCAGCGGGCCGCGAAAACTGCTGTTGCCGACGCAGGCCGTTCAGCCGAAGCGGGCGAAAAAATGA
- the ribA gene encoding GTP cyclohydrolase II gives MLTSHDPSPAADGALNNGECVILDATATLPTRYGTFTSYVFRVCESGAEHLALVMGDVANQSSVLTRLHSECLTGDVLGSYRCDCGEQLDLALRYIAAEGCGVLLYLRGHEGRGIGLSNKIRAYALQEQGRDTVEANLDLGLPDDSREYDSAAGILRTLKVTSVRLMSNNPEKFDTLSKHGIPVCERVALAIPMREENERYIRTKQVKFGHYFDENE, from the coding sequence ATGCTCACGTCTCACGATCCGTCGCCCGCAGCAGACGGCGCACTCAACAACGGCGAATGCGTCATTCTCGACGCCACCGCCACGCTCCCCACGCGCTACGGCACGTTCACCTCGTACGTGTTTCGCGTGTGCGAAAGCGGCGCCGAACATCTCGCGCTCGTGATGGGCGACGTCGCCAACCAGTCGTCCGTGTTGACGCGTCTGCATTCCGAATGCCTGACCGGCGACGTGCTCGGCTCCTACCGTTGCGACTGCGGCGAACAACTCGACCTCGCGCTGCGCTATATCGCGGCCGAAGGCTGTGGCGTGCTGCTGTATCTGCGCGGTCACGAAGGCCGCGGCATCGGGCTGTCGAACAAGATCCGCGCATACGCGCTGCAGGAGCAGGGACGCGATACGGTCGAGGCCAATCTCGATCTCGGCCTGCCGGACGATTCGCGCGAATACGATTCGGCGGCCGGCATTCTGCGCACGCTGAAGGTGACCTCGGTGCGTCTGATGAGCAACAATCCGGAGAAGTTCGACACGCTGTCGAAGCACGGTATTCCGGTGTGCGAGCGGGTGGCGCTGGCCATTCCGATGCGCGAGGAAAACGAGCGTTATATCCGCACCAAGCAGGTCAAGTTCGGCCACTACTTCGACGAAAACGAATAA
- a CDS encoding BON domain-containing protein, with translation MKAFTAIKMVGGALIVLASLNAYAQSSDAMAAAPMAASSAPSAKQAKAANRALGRKVRSVLAKTKGLSVNNITVRARGGAVTLAGSVPEQQQVDLATTAAQGVAGVTSVKNALTIRPVGQ, from the coding sequence ATGAAAGCATTCACGGCAATCAAGATGGTCGGCGGCGCGCTGATCGTTCTGGCGTCCCTCAATGCGTATGCGCAAAGCAGCGACGCGATGGCTGCGGCCCCGATGGCTGCATCGTCGGCGCCGTCCGCCAAGCAAGCCAAGGCGGCGAACCGTGCGCTCGGCCGCAAGGTCCGCAGCGTACTGGCGAAGACCAAGGGCCTGAGCGTCAACAACATTACCGTGCGTGCGCGCGGCGGTGCAGTGACGCTCGCCGGTTCCGTGCCTGAGCAGCAGCAGGTCGACCTGGCCACGACGGCCGCGCAAGGCGTGGCTGGCGTGACGTCGGTCAAGAACGCACTGACGATCCGTCCGGTCGGCCAGTAA
- a CDS encoding LysR substrate-binding domain-containing protein, whose protein sequence is MRRLPPLNALQIFETVARHRSFTRAADHLCLTQGAVSRQIIALEDYYKFPLFKRHAKGLTLTAEGEMLLPAVKESFARIEEISLRLTRQRTDLALKVPTCVMRWMLPKIMRFQAEYPDLHVQITTTWQHDVDFQSEPFDAAIIYGSSPGAGVQAVPLFEERLTPVCAPDLLKDKPLAQVADLARHTLLHPTRDHRDWKMWLAKASEGDPTQAPAVDAEHGPSFDTLDMATNAALQGFGVAISDLALIDEDVTARRLVRPFDTVLKTGWRYYFVYPDSVAHQPKLNLFRDWIAAHWEE, encoded by the coding sequence ATGCGCCGCCTTCCGCCACTCAACGCGCTGCAGATTTTCGAAACCGTCGCGCGCCATCGCAGCTTTACGCGCGCCGCCGACCACCTGTGTCTCACGCAAGGCGCGGTCAGCCGGCAGATCATCGCGCTCGAGGATTACTACAAGTTCCCGCTCTTCAAGCGTCACGCAAAAGGCCTGACGCTGACCGCCGAAGGCGAAATGCTGCTGCCCGCCGTGAAGGAGAGCTTCGCGCGCATCGAAGAGATTTCGTTGCGGCTCACGCGGCAGCGCACCGATCTCGCGCTGAAAGTGCCGACCTGCGTAATGCGCTGGATGCTGCCGAAAATCATGCGCTTCCAGGCCGAATACCCGGATCTGCATGTGCAGATCACCACCACCTGGCAGCACGACGTCGATTTCCAGAGCGAGCCGTTCGACGCCGCGATTATCTACGGCTCGTCGCCGGGCGCGGGCGTGCAGGCGGTGCCGTTGTTCGAGGAGCGTCTGACGCCGGTGTGCGCGCCCGATCTGCTGAAGGACAAGCCGCTCGCGCAGGTCGCGGACCTGGCGCGCCACACGCTGCTGCATCCCACTCGCGATCATCGCGACTGGAAGATGTGGCTGGCCAAGGCCAGCGAAGGCGACCCGACGCAGGCGCCGGCGGTCGACGCCGAGCACGGCCCGAGCTTCGACACGCTCGATATGGCGACCAATGCCGCGCTACAAGGATTCGGCGTGGCGATCAGCGACCTCGCGCTGATCGACGAAGACGTCACGGCGCGCCGCCTCGTGCGGCCGTTCGATACCGTGCTGAAGACCGGTTGGCGCTATTACTTCGTATATCCGGACTCGGTGGCGCACCAGCCGAAGCTGAATCTGTTCCGCGACTGGATCGCGGCCCATTGGGAGGAATAA